The proteins below come from a single Malus domestica chromosome 03, GDT2T_hap1 genomic window:
- the LOC103408102 gene encoding putative disease resistance protein RGA3 gives MAEGVLFNVAARIIGRLGSLAFQEIGLIWGVQDELHKLQEIVAGFQGVLLDAEQKQTNNEVKLWLESVEDVVYEADDLLDEFNTEAQQRQMMCGNTKMAKKVHLFFSSSNQLAFGLKMSYKIKDINKRLREVASRRAFPLEVNHEDTRFIIRERITHSFVRKENIIGRDEDKKAIIQLLLDPISTENVSTISIVGFGGLGKTALAQLIFNDEVIQNHFELKIWSCISNVFELDILVKKILKVDKIDMDELQNDLRRKVDGKKYLIVLDDVWNENREKWLSLKYLLMGGEKGSRILITTRSETVATISDTAKPYSLRGLNQEDSWSLFKEIAFKDGKELENSTIKAIGKEVARKCQGVPLAIRTIGGMLHTKYHETEWLNFKENKLPRIYQEENEILPTLKLSYDVLPSHLKHCFAYCSLFPPDYEISVPMLIRLWVAQGFIKSFGENKSLEDVACEYYMELLCRSFFQEEEKDEFGIIKSCKMHDLLNELAILVSGVESTVVDRNQKKFHEKLRHVSFNFHVDPLKWEVPTSLLKAKKIRTLLLPCPWYKSRRYNSFCATIISNFKSLRMLSLNGFGITKLPNCLKKVKHLRYLDLTRNSIERLPDWIVGLSNLETLDLTACKYLVELPRDIKKMINLRHLILEGCWKLTRMPRGLGELTGLRTLDKFVLSKNNSLLRDSAGLGELGKLRELRGELEIINLRQEKDVMSDSNVGTPLKEKQHLHSLTLKWKRGEDVNAVDEKDIIMSMEVLQPHSNLKKLSVWRYGGVRFASWFSSLINLVHLTLWGCHRCQHLPPLDHFPSLKFLKLEEFEKLEYISDTSSSNSMSDEMMTSLECLWVVNCPVLKGWWRAHTHNNASSSSSTENLSLPSFPGLSTLWISNCPNLTCMPLYPNVERIDLNGCSSKVVDSLFVRGASDITHDVGVDVSASSSSPHLSKLTHLSLFGIEDLAVLQSLQSPCIKDFPHLALLPYHGMGNLTSLQKLTIGDYSDLTLPPDVVINLPSLQSLTILSFPNLVSLPEEISNLTSLQHLAIESCPNLASLPEGICRLPNLNRLQIWGCNMLSERCKKEIGDDWPKIAHIPHITF, from the coding sequence ATGGCAGAAGGAGTTCTCTTCAACGTTGCAGCACGGATCATCGGAAGGCTAGGCTCCCTTGCTTTCCAAGAGATCGGATTGATTTGGGGTGTCCAAGATGAGCTCCACAAGCTCCAGGAGATAGTTGCCGGATTCCAAGGTGTTCTTCTTGACGCTGAGCAAAAGCAAACCAACAATGAAGTCAAACTGTGGCTCGAAAGCGTAGAAGATGTTGTTTATGAAGCCGATGACCTGCTGGATGAGTTTAATACTGAAGCTCAGCAGAGACAAATGATGTGTGGCAATACTAAGATGGCAAAGAAGGTACACCTCTTCTTCTCTAGCTCAAATCAACTTGCTTTTGGGCTAAAGATGAGTTATAAGATAAAAGATATTAACAAGAGGCTTCGTGAGGTTGCATCTCGTAGAGCCTTTCCCTTAGAAGTAAATCATGAAGATACACGATTTATAATTAGAGAGAGGATCACTCACTCATTTGTCCGTAAGGAAAATATTATAGGGAGAGATGAAGATAAAAAGGCAATTATTCAACTTTTATTGGATCCCATCTCAACTGAGAATGTGTCCACCATTTCCATAGTTGGATTTGGAGGATTGGGAAAAACTGCTCTTGCCCAACTCATATTCAACGATGAGgtgattcaaaatcattttgAGTTGAAAATATGGTCATGTATCTCTAATGTATTTGAGTTGGATATACTCGTTAAGAAAATACTAAAAGTTGACAAGATTGATATGGATGAGCTGCAAAATGATCTTAGAAGAAAAGTAGATGGGAAGAAATACCTAATTGTGTTGGATGATGTGTGGAATGAGAATCGGGAGAAATGGCTTAGCTTGAAGTACTTGTTAATGGGGGGTGAAAAAGGTAGTAGAATACTAATAACCACTCGTAGTGAAACAGTTGCAACAATATCAGACACAGCTAAACCATACAGCTTAAGGGGTTTGAATCAAGAGGACAGTTGGTCTTTATTTAAGGAAATAGCTTTTAAAGATGGAAAAGAGTTAGAGAATTCAACAATTAAGGCAATAGGGAAGGAGGTTGCAAGAAAATGTCAGGGAGTTCCACTCGCTATAAGGACAATAGGTGGGATGTTGCACACCAAATATCACGAAACAGAATGGTTGaatttcaaagaaaataaaCTTCCAAGAATATATCaggaagaaaatgaaattttacCAACACTTAAACTAAGTTATGATGTGCTCCCATCACATTTgaagcattgttttgcttacTGTAGCTTGTTTCCACCTGATTATGAGATCTCTGTACCGATGTTGATTAGACTTTGGGTGGCGCAAGGGTTCATTAAGTCATTCGGTGAAAACAAGAGTTTGGAGGATGTTGCATGTGAGTATTATATGGAATTGTTGTGCAGATCGTTttttcaagaagaagaaaaagatgagtTTGGTATAATAAAAAGTTGTAAAATGCACGATCTCCTGAATGAACTTGCAATCTTAGTGTCGGGGGTTGAAAGCACCGTTGTTGATCGGAACCAAAAGAAATTTCATGAAAAGCTTCGTCATGTATCTTTCAATTTTCATGTTGATCCGTTGAAATGGGAAGTGCCAACTTCCTTGCTAAAAGCAAAAAAGATACgaacccttcttcttccttgcccATGGTATAAGAGTAGGAGATATAATTCATTTTGTGCTacaattatttcaaattttaagtCATTGCGTATGTTGAGTCTCAATGGCTTTGGAATTACAAAATTACCTAATTGTCTTAAAAAAGTGAAACATTTGAGATATCTTGATCTTACTCGTAATTCCATCGAGAGACTTCCAGATTGGATAGTTGGACTTTCGAATTTGGAAACACTAGATCTCACTGCTTGTAAATATCTTGTGGAATTGCCTAGagacataaaaaaaatgataaacttAAGGCATCTCATCTTGGAAGGCTGTTGGAAATTGACTCGAATGCCACGTGGATTGGGGGAGCTGACCGGTCTTCGTACATTGGATAAATTTGTTTTAAGCAAAAACAATTCTTTGTTGAGGGACAGTGCTGGTCTTGGTGAACTGGGAAAGCTTAGGGAATTAAGGGGAGAGTTAGAAATTATAAATTTGAGGCAGGAGAAAGATGTGATGTCAGATTCAAATGTTGGTACACCTCTCAAGGAGAAACAGCATCTCCATTCATTGACTTTAAAGTGGAAACGTGGAGAAGATGTAAACGCAGTTGATGAGAAGGATATTATAATGTCAATGGAAGTATTGCAACCCCATTCAAATCTAAAGAAGTTGTCCGTGTGGCGTTATGGTGGTGTGAGGTTTGCGAGTtggttttcttctctcataaatCTTGTTCATCTCACATTGTGGGGGTGTCATAGATGCCAACATCTTCCACCCTTGGATCATTTCCCATCCCTTAAGTTTCTTAAACTTGAAGAGTTTGAGAAGTTGGAGTACATATCAGACACCAGCAGCAGTAATAGTATGAGTGATGAGATGATGACGTCCCTGGAGTGCCTTTGGGTAGTAAATTGCCCCGTTCTGAAGGGATGGTGGAGGGCGCACACTCATAAcaatgcttcttcttcttcatcaacggAAAATCTGTCGTTGCCTTCTTTTCCCGGTCTTTCTACATTGTGGATCAGTAATTGTCCTAATCTAACTTGCATGCCTCTGTATCCAAATGTGGAGAGAATAGATCTCAATGGGTGCAGCTCGAAGGTTGTTGATTCCTTGTTTGTTAGAGGAGCATCTGATATTACACATGATGTTGGTGTTGATGTCTCtgcctcttcttcttcccctcaTCTCTCCAAATTAACACATCTGTCACTTTTTGGAATTGAGGATTTGGCAGTCCTCCAATCGCTCCAATCGCCTTGCATTAAAGATTTCCCACATTTGGCATTACTACCATATCATGGGATGGGCAACCTTACATCACTTCAGAAGCTTACAATTGGAGATTACTCTGATCTGACATTACCGCCAGATGTGGTCATCAACCTCCCATCACTCCAATCGCTTACGATTCTATCTTTCCCAAATTTGGTATCACTACCAGAGGAAATAAGCAATCTCACGTCACTGCAGCACCTTGCAATTGAAAGTTGCCCTAATTTGGCATCACTGCCAGAAGGGATTTGTCGACTCCCCAACTTAAATAGATTGCAAATTTGGGGTTGCAACATGTTAAGCGAAAGATGCAAGAAGGAAATAGGTGACGACTGGCCTAAGATTGCTCATATCCCACACATTACCTTTTAA
- the LOC139194589 gene encoding putative disease resistance protein RGA4, producing MAEGVLFDVAAQIIGRLGSLAFQEIGLIWGVQDELHKLQEIVAGFQAVLLDAEKKQTINEVKVWLESVEDAVYEADDLLDEFNTEAQQRQMMCGNTKMSKKVRLFFSSSNQLAFRLKMSHKIEDINKRLREVASRRAFPLEVNCEDTRFLIRERTTHSFVPKENIIGRDEDKKSIIQLLLDPISTENVSTISIVGFGGLGKTGLAQLIFNDEVIQNHFELKIWSCVSNVFELDILVKKILKVDKIDMDELQNDLRRKVDGKKYLIVLDDVWNENREKWLSLKYLLMGGGKGSRILITTRSETVAKISDTAKPYTLRGLNQEDSWSLFKEMAFKDGKEPDNSTIKAIGKEVARKCQGVPLAIRTIGGMLPTKYHETEWLNFKENKLSRINHEENEILPTLKLSYDVLPSHLKHCFAYCSLFPPNYEISVPMLIRLWVAQGFIKSSGENDSLEDVAYEYFMELLCRSFFQEEKDEFGIIKSCKMHDLMNELAVSVSGVGSAVVDLNQKKFHEKLRHVSFNFDVDPSKWEVPTSLLNAKKIRTFLLPCQECRSCSVDNSLSATIISNFKSLRMLSLKGLGITKLPNCLKKVKHLRYLDLSWNLIKRLPDWIVGLSNLETLDLSWCESLVELPRDIEKMINLRHLLFVGCYELTRMPRGLGELNGLHTLNTFVLSENNSLLRDSAAGLGELGRLKEELRGELEIRNLRHEKDVMSESNVGIPLKEKQHLHSLTLKWKRGEDVNAIDEKDILMSMEVLQPHSNLKMLSVSDYGGVRFPSWFSSLINLVRLTLTACHRCQHLPPLDHFPSLKTLHLGGLEKLEYISDNTSSSNSMSDEMMTSLELLWVEYCPVLKGWWRAHTHNNASSSSSTENLSLPSFPSLSQLAIGKCPNLSSMPLYPNVKGIYLNGCSSKVVHSLFVRGASDVGVDVSASSSSPHLSKLTHLSLINIEDLECLTSLGMGNVPSLQSLDIKDCPNLALLPYHGMGNLASFRELTVMNCSNLTSMSEAIANLTSLQKLTIGRYSDLTLLPEVVVNLPSLQSLTIASFPNLVSLPEEISNLTSLQHLEIQRCPDLASLPEGIRRLPNLNRLQIGECPMLSERCEKETGEDWPKIAHILSISIH from the exons ATGGCGGAAGGAGTTCTCTTCGACGTTGCAGCACAGATCATCGGAAGGCTAGGCTCCCTTGCTTTCCAAGAGATCGGATTGATTTGGGGTGTCCAAGATGAGCTCCACAAGCTCCAGGAGATAGTTGCCGGCTTCCAAGCTGTTCTTCTTGACGCTGAGAAAAAGCAAACCATCAATGAAGTCAAAGTGTGGCTCGAAAGCGTAGAAGATGCAGTTTATGAAGCCGATGACCTGCTGGATGAGTTTAATACTGAAGCTCAGCAGAGACAAATGATGTGTGGCAATACTAAGATGTCAAAGAAGGTACGCCTCTTCTTCTCTAGCTCAAATCAACTTGCTTTTCGGCTAAAGATGAGTCATAAGATAGAAGATATTAACAAGAGGCTTCGTGAGGTTGCATCTCGTAGAGCCTTTCCCTTAGAAGTAAATTGTGAAGATACACGATTTCTAATTAGAGAGAGGACCACTCACTCATTTGTCCCTAAGGAAAATATTATAGGGAGAGATGAAGATAAAAAGTCAATTATTCAACTTTTGTTGGATCCCATCTCAACTGAGAATGTGTCCACCATTTCCATAGTTGGATTTGGAGGATTGGGGAAAACTGGTCTTGCCCAACTCATATTCAACGATGAGgtgattcaaaatcattttgAGTTGAAAATATGGTCATGTGTCTCTAATGTATTTGAGTTGGATATACTTGTTAAGAAAATACTAAAAGTTGACAAGATTGATATGGATGAGCTGCAAAATGATCTTAGAAGAAAAGTAGATGGAAAGAAATACCTAATTGTGTTGGATGATGTGTGGAATGAGAATAGGGAGAAATGGCTTAGCTTGAAGTACTTGTTAATGGGGGGTGGAAAAGGTAGTAGAATACTAATAACCACTCGTAGTGAAACAGTTGCGAAGATATCAGACACAGCTAAACCGTACACCTTAAGGGGTTTGAATCAAGAGGACAGTTGGTCTTTATTTAAGGAAATGGCTTTTAAAGATGGAAAAGAGCCagataattcaacaattaaggCAATTGGGAAGGAGGTTGCAAGAAAATGTCAGGGAGTTCCACTCGCTATAAGGACGATAGGTGGGATGTTGCCCACCAAATATCACGAAACAGAATGGTTGaatttcaaagaaaataaaCTTTCAAGAATAAATcatgaagaaaatgaaattttacCAACGCTTAAACTAAGTTATGATGTGCTCCCATCACATTTgaagcattgttttgcttacTGTAGCTTGTTCCCACCTAATTATGAGATCTCTGTACCGATGTTGATTAGACTTTGGGTGGCGCAAGGGTTCATCAAGTCATCCGGTGAAAACGACAGTTTGGAGGATGTTGCGTATGAATATTTTATGGAATTGTTGTGCAGATCGTTttttcaagaagaaaaagatgagtTTGGTATAATAAAAAGTTGTAAAATGCACGATCTCATGAATGAACTTGCAGTCTCAGTGTCGGGGGTCGGAAGCGCCGTAGTTGATCTGAACCAAAAGAAATTTCATGAAAAGCTTCGTCATGTATCTTTCAATTTTGATGTTGATCCGTCGAAATGGGAAGTGCCAACTTCCTTGCTAAATGCAAAAAAGATACGaacctttcttcttccttgccaAGAGTGTAGAAGTTGTTCAGTAGATAATTCATTGTCTGCTacaattatttcaaattttaagtCATTGCGTATGTTGAGTCTCAAGGGCTTGGGAATTACAAAATTACCTAATTGTCTTAAAAAAGTGAAACATTTGAGATATCTTGATCTTAGTTGGAATCTCATCAAGAGACTTCCAGATTGGATAGTTGGACTTTCGAATTTGGAAACACTAGATCTCAGTTGGTGTGAAAGTCTTGTGGAATTGCCTAGAGACATAGAAAAAATGATCAACTTAAGGCATCTCCTCTTTGTAGGCTGTTATGAATTGACTCGAAtgc CACGTGGATTGGGGGAGCTGAATGGTCTTCATACATTGAATACATTTGTTTTGAGCGAAAACAATTCTTTGTTGAGGGACAGTGCTGCGGGTCTTGGTGAACTGGGAAGGCTTAAGGAGGAATTAAGGGGGGAGTTAGAAATTAGAAACTTGAGGCACGAGAAAGATGTGATGTCAGAATCAAATGTTGGTATTCCTCTCAAGGAGAAACAGCATCTCCATTCATTGACTTTAAAGTGGAAACGTGGAGAAGATGTGAACGCAATTGATGAGAAGGATATTCTAATGTCAATGGAAGTATTGCAACCCCATTCAAATCTAAAGATGTTGTCCGTGTCTGATTATGGTGGTGTGAGGTTTCCGAGTtggttttcttctctcataaatCTTGTTCGTCTCACATTGACTGCGTGTCACAGATGCCAACATCTTCCACCCTTGGATCATTTCCCATCCCTTAAGACTCTTCACCTTGGAGGGCTTGAGAAGTTGGAGTACATATCAGACAATACCAGCAGCAGTAATAGTATGAGTGATGAGATGATGACGTCCCTGGAGTTACTCTGGGTAGAATATTGCCCTGTTCTGAAGGGATGGTGGAGGGCGCACACTCATAAcaatgcttcttcttcttcatcaacggAAAATCTGTCTTTGCCTtcttttccctctctttctcaATTGGCTATCGGAAAATGTCCTAATCTATCTTCCATGCCTCTGTATCCAAATGTGAAGGGAATATATCTCAATGGGTGCAGCTCGAAGGTTGTTCATTCCTTGTTTGTTAGAGGAGCATCTGATGTTGGTGTTGATGTCTCtgcctcttcttcttcccctcaTCTCTCCAAATTAACACATCTGTCACTCATTAATATTGAGGATTTGGAATGTCTAACGTCACTAGGAATGGGCAACGTCCCATCACTCCAATCGCTTGACATTAAAGATTGCCCAAATTTGGCATTACTACCATATCATGGGATGGGCAACCTCGCATCCTTTCGGGAGCTTACAGTTATGAATTGCTCCAATTTGACATCAATGTCAGAAGCGATCGCCAATCTTACATCACTTCAGAAGCTTACAATTGGAAGATACTCTGATCTGACATTACTGCCAGAAGTGGTCGTCAACCTCCCATCACTCCAATCGCTTACGATTGCATCTTTCCCAAATTTGGTATCACTACCGGAAGAAATAAGCAATCTCACGTCACTGCAGCACCTTGAAATTCAACGTTGCCCTGATTTGGCATCACTGCCAGAAGGGATTCGTCGACTCCCCAACTTAAATAGATTGCAAATTGGGGAATGCCCCATGTTAAGCGAAAGATGCGAGAAGGAAACAGGGGAGGACTGGCCTAAGATTGCTCACATCTTATCCATTTCTATTCATTAA